AAATACTTGTATCTGCTGTTTTGTATACTTTTGCTGTATAACAGTCAGCTATCGATCCACCAGAACATGCAGCTACTACATAGGTGAAATCGTCACCGCCGTCTCCTGGTTTAAACCCTAGCTGAGTTTCAAATGTACCTGATTTGCCTACTTGTGTTCCACTAACAAAGGTATTGTTGTTTAGGTGGTATGCATTCAGGAATAGTTCCAATTGGTCTAGATGTTGTCTTGCAACTGAAGTTTCTGCATCAATAATGTATTGACGATAAGACGGTACTGCTACAGCTGATATTATTCCAATTATCGCAACAGTAATCATTAGCTCAACAATTGTGAAGCCTTTGGATATCTTGTTCATGGGGGGGCTCAATTTGGAGTTAAAATTAAAATATCATTAAATAGAATAGTTCAAAATATTGCTTTAGGGGAGGTTTTTTTCTTTACAAATCATTAGACTGTGTTTCAGCTTGTATCGATTTTAGATTTTGGAAGTCTTAGATGAAAAAAAGAAGTTATTCATATTTTGTACTTTTACTTTTCGGCGTGCTGTTTCTTCTTGGGTCTGTGTGGACGATCTATCTTACTTCGTATAAAAATGTATTTGTAACAAATGACTACGACTTGAAGCGTTTTCTTCTGCTTTTCTTTGTTTTTATATCTTCTGTGTTGATGCTTTTTGTTAAGAAACTGACGGTTATTCGGTTGCCTATTGAGAGTTGTTTGGCAATTTTATGCTTTTTTATTCTAGGGGGAGTCTCTTCTATTTTTAATGAAAATGCTTACTGGGGGGTGATAGATCTTTCTAATTACTTTTTGTTGTTGGTGGTATTTTATGTTCTATCTATATGTTGTAACGAGTTTTCGATGGAGGCCATCTACACTGCTTTATATTGGTTGGTTTTAGTATTTTCTTTGTTTCTTTTTGTCCAGTTTTTCTTAA
This genomic stretch from Litoribrevibacter albus harbors:
- a CDS encoding type IV pilin protein; this encodes MNKISKGFTIVELMITVAIIGIISAVAVPSYRQYIIDAETSVARQHLDQLELFLNAYHLNNNTFVSGTQVGKSGTFETQLGFKPGDGGDDFTYVVAACSGGSIADCYTAKVYKTADTSISASATKKI